GGGCTGTATAAGGCAGTGCTTCCCTTTAATCTTACTTctataaacatttaaatggTTCAAAACTGAAGGCAAACAATgtaataaatcatatttttactTCCCACACAAAGTCTCTAGATTTAAACTGCTGATTAGAAAAGTTTGAGTCTGTAAGCAAAAGACTTTTAGCTGGCTGAACAAAACACCCTGAAAAATGTAAGGGACTCCAAAAACCTTTTTACTTGTCATGCTTGATCCATTAACCATCCATTTTCCAGTACACCTTTTCTTGCCAAGACAATACTTGGCACTACTGAAAGTAACTCTGCACCACTGTAAAAGTGACTGTCAAGTACTGCCTCAGGAAGATGGCCACGGCTTCTTGTCAGTGCTAGAGGGAATCGTTCTGTTCTACAACAAccagtgctgcagccctgggttAAAACATCCCAATTATCTTCTGCACTTTGTCAAATTTCTGTCAAAGTAACATAAATCTGTGAGCTCTATCAAATGATCCTTCCACAGCAACTACAGAAGAGACAAGGCGAGAAACATCCCTCCAGGTATGACTTTTAGAGACGCTCAGTCTTAATAGCTAGGAAGCTTTACTATACACTTCGTGTGTTATTCTGTTCAGCAAAAATTTAGATCCCACGttaaaattatacatatataaaaccAGAAGTCGAGTGCGGCACAGCCAACAGGTTCAAGATACCTTAAGCAATCTGATCCCAGTGATTCAGCAGCTGCCAGTCAGCTGAAAGTTAAACCTTCTGCCTGGGTCAAATGCTGCGGTGACTAACACGCTCACTTGCAACCGCGTTCGGAGAGCAGGGCTCGGTTATCGGATGCGctgccccagccagcagccagcacgtGCAGGCACTGATGAGGACGCAAGGACACAGGTAGGGGACACCGCTACTGCGAGGGTCCTGGGCGGGGAAGCCAAGTTTTCGGGGCATGCTGAAGCTGCTCCTGAGCTTCAGAGGAATTCTGCAGCTCCTACCTCGCTGCCAGAGCAAGGGGTACTCGGGAGGCTCTTCAGGTGGCCTGAACATTTGCCCccgaggctgctgctggggaggagaaaTCTAAGGAGCACCAAACTGTCACTGAAAGCCTTCAGCACCATTAAGCCACCCCTCCCCGCACCCACTTTCAGACTGCAGCGTGACTTGCACAAATATAAAACCCAAACACTTTGCACACTGGGATCAGGAGCACAGCGACAGAACCACATACAGGACTGGAACAAAAGGCtcaggagagggggagaggagtCATATAAAATCATGGACCCTGTATTTTAGTTCATTTCAGCATCACATTGCAGAcaagaaatgacattttacagacagtaatattttttttttctctagtacAATTAGCAACTGCTCAGTGGGTAGGTGGGATCAGGTGCCATAGCACAGAGGTGGCAAGGCAGACTTGGGACTGGATGGGCCCTGCCAGACTAAATACATTCTTACCCAGCACCTTGTAAAAAAGACAGGTATGACACACAGCAGAAATCAACACAGGAATCCAGACACTGCTTCCTCATCCGGCAGCTCATTTCACACCCGATTGCTAAGGATATTCTTCCATCAGCATTTGTATGTCCTAAAACCTCTGCAAAGATTTAAGATTACGAATTCTCTCTGGTTGTGCGTTTATCCCATCCAACCTTGCCTACAGGTGTAAGGCAGGTAATCCACTTCTCTGCAATCAGAGCCCGATCTTTCCTCTGGAACTACAATGGCTAACATTGCTCTTTACCCTCTGACATGAAAGTCTTCTTTTGCCTTGCAACACGGCTTCAGACTTGAGCACGACTCACTGCTCCACCTGCTGTGAGTCGAAGCACATGCCTCGTGCCCTGTGCTGCAGTACTGGCACTTCCCCAGCTGCCGCATCAATGCAACTGgaaggtgacagcagcagccgGCTGAGAGCAGGCAGTATCGATGAGGCAGTATCATTGAGTTGCAACGTCGTATCCCAGAGAGAGCTTACAATAGCTGCAAGATTTTGTCTGGATAAAGGGCAATTCTAATTCTACCACGCCTCAAGTCAGAGCCCTAAGTTGCTTAGGCCTGGCAACACATGGTAACAGCAGTCTAAATACCTTTAAAAGTCTGTATTTAATTGACCCAATTAAAATTAGGTCTGTAGTAAGGGATACCGactattttgttgttattacttCCCAATTGTGCTGTGGTTGAATAGTAGACTCCAATTCTTCTTATAAAAGCAGACCTAGCAGAAGtttcaatgtatttttgcttttactgaaaagcatttttatctgTTATCCTACATAGCATGCGTTCAGACTGCGTAACTGAATCCTTGAAGCTTTCTTCCTAGCTTGTTTcaagttttgtttcaaagatGGTTCAAAACTAGGAGTCTTGCCCAGTTCTGGCACTGACAAAGGCTATTAGAACTCATTTTCCTGCAACTGTGTTCATTATTGGGAAGTGTAACAGCATGTTCAATTTCAAAATGTACTCCTTTCCACCCTGTGCATGgtgctcaaaatatttttcacctaGATTATTCTACAGACatcttttcaaaaatgcttGCTATGAGGGTCTGCCAACACTCCCCACTCCAAATGAAATCCAGGGAGGAAGATTCTACTTCTCTATTCATATTCAATTTCCAAAGCTAAGGATAGAGAGAATCAGGGTGCTTCTACATGCTCTAAGAAAACACAGTTATTAGCTTTTCAACACCCCCCACAATACATCCGATTAAAAAGACCAAATCTGTACTGAAGGCTTGTGCAGCCTTTTTCAAggctttttaaagcaatgctTAACTGAAAGCACTGCATGCAGAGGAGCCCTGCGATGGGCTATTTAATCTCACACCTCCGCGACCTCAGAGCACTGGAACATCAAAACCTCGAGAGAAACAGGCTAAGAAGGTGAGGACAGTTAAAAACCCTTAGCGCGTTTAGTATTGGTGTAATTAGATACAATTAGGTGACAAGAATAGAATTAACCTTGTTTTGTTCATTAGACAGTATCTTCTGAGAAGAACAGGTCTTAATGCCTTTGGCTTTCATTGAGATCCATACATAAAAACCCATAAAATACTCTTTGccatcttccttttctcataTATGTTACTAcgcataaaaaaaaagtctgtagaCATAACATTTTTAAGTTGGTAAAAAATAGTTCACTATGGTTATTTAAAAGGCATGTCCATTTTAGAGCAAGCCAGAAGACTCCATGTAAAAAGGGGATAAGAACAAGGGATCAATCACACATGGTAACAGGTTCATACTGACAAAGGTGCATGTGGTGAACCTGCTcggtgtttctttttctaaaaaagatttcaaatgaTTGTTTACTCCAGACTCCGACACGAAGTCAAGCATTGGCTAAGTCATTTGTCAGAAGCAAACAGTTTAAGAATAACATTGAATCTTGGCTTAGTTTAAAATGTTGAAGGATATTCGAAGCAAGCTTCAGTTCTTCCCATGTTGAAAAATAGTCATTAACAATAATGGTCATTTCATAGTTTCAAgttctttataaaaagaatttttcaggatcctttaggattttttttcttgcttttcaccTCTGTAGATGATACGGTAAGACAGCAGGAAGATAATCGTTGTTCTGTTCTTAATATCCTCTCcctattttaagaaagaaaaatagactgAATAATACACAACCTCaatgcttttaaagcaaataaatgataCACAAAACTATATGAATTGGTGAAATAATTCTTCATTGTTAACTCTTCAACTTATAGTCctttttcatgcagaaattaGCATGGTTTTTACAAAGcatcaaaaaaacaaagaatactGAGCTTTGGTTTAAGCTAGCTACTGTGATGCACAGCAACCTTTTTGTATAAAACTATGAACACcgatatgaaataaaaatatgtttaatatttaaaagtttataaATTGGGAGCTTTTCTTATTATGGAAATATAAGAACTGCACACTTACCCCGAAagcctcctccaccacctcttcctcctctgaatcctcctcctcttcctccacctcctctgaatcctcctcctcttcctccacctcttcctcctgaagagaggaaagaaattaaacataaagAATTTACACGCTCCTAAGAAGTGTAACAATTTACTTCATTTacagcttctgaaaagaaaaccaaacccaacCAGAAATGGCTAACTGTGTCATCCTGGTACCTTCTCTTCGAGGGAAGATCTGCAGCATTTTAGATGTTGTTGAGTATCCAGTGCCTAGAATTCTGAACACGCTAATGAAACTCCAAGGTAATTGTTGGCTGTCATGAAAAATAAGTTAACCACAACTGTGATATGTGAAATCAATAGATCAAAGAATTTTGAAGTATATGTGCCTCCCTGCACACAAgggggcagggtggggaggaaagagaaaaaaatctaatataaGAGAAAATGCTTAATTCCAGCATAAACTGAGGAGTACACTACAGATCATGATCAACAAGCAGAGAAGGATGAGATCTACCGTATCTTCACCTCTTCTCtcaaaacactgcatttcaaGTATTTTGCCCAAACTAGATTTTTAGAGTATATTACGAATGCAGCTTTTGCTGGTTTGTGTGGGTATAATCCACTACCGTTTACCACAAGTTGATTCGTGCTCATGCTTTCTCTCTTCATTATGTATCAGTGTACTCTCTTTCCTGCATTTCGAAGCGATTACTTAGCTAGCTACAAAAAACAACCTCCTGCCTATGGAAAGGTGTCACTATCTCCTCCACTGAGctatcaaacagaaaaatgcataatgTTTCTCTTTAATGAACACAACTGTTTATTCAACTATTTAACTGTAATTttaccaaaagcaaacaagcaaatgttctgcagctttcatttttggGATCTCACCTCTGCCTCcgcctcttcctcctccacgTCCACCACCACGTCCTCCTCTACCACCTCCGCGGGGAGCACCTTTTTCTCCTGGAGGCCTTGGCAAAAACCTCTGAAGGGGGAGCAGCTTTGCTGGATCAATgtaaaactgcaggaaaagagTTACTTTAGGCTTTGAGAATACTGAGGTTAAAGGGCACTTTAACATCTCTCTTCTTTTACAAACGCTCACAGTCTGATCTTAACCCATTGttagaataataaaatgttaggaaattattaaaatataggTGATATTTGTATTTAACGCCTTTCATTCATTACAtctatcttccttttttgttctttaggAGGGAAGAGCATAAAAGGTGCAAAACTGAGAACGATAAGTAAATGAACATTTTCTAAGTACATATAGCTTTAAAAGTCAATAAAAACTCTTAATAAAGTATCATCTAACTGATGACATATCTAACAGATAACATACACAAGAACTGTGTTATTGAGGTTGGCTaaccttttgcatttttttaaatgaagaagcTTTCATGTTCTCAgacaatttcactgaaaaatactgtgagTTTCATTAAGGAACACACCAGGAATAGAACATTTGAATAGCACTTTTGATTATCACACAATAGAATTTAGACATTTCAGACAATATATAAATTAGCATTTTACAGAAGAAGCTAGACATCACTACCACAAATTACAGTTACAACCGAAAGATCGGTAGAGAccatttctaatttttctcaTAGTTACAAACACCGTATTTTGtagtaaatttgtttttcttcccacttaCTGAGGCATAAAAAAGAACATACTGGTGAAAAgagtatataaaaatgtaattgtaaaGAAACAAATCTGCTTGGCCAGTACCTATCTCTATAGCTCCAGGGTGACCACAGGGTGTATCCGGaacagcagagatgctgcagggcCTTTGCTAGCGCTGTGCTGGCTTGTATGACTGCCTGGCTGGGGGATGAGAtgaggcagcaggggctgctcgACCCAACCACAAGCTCATCCTTATCCTACAGGGATGTGGTGGACActgtgcagctccccaggcaacCCTGTCCTTATCCTGTGGCTCTTCAGCGTGTAAGGGCATTTTTGTGTAGTTCCAAAGAccatgagctgctgctggccaacTCTGCTCAATAAAACTCAAGATTAAATGGAGAACCAAGGAGCTGCAAAACGCACTCTAgccccctttttatttctttgtacactgtaacaggaaaacaagtttCTGAAATTCAATTCTGATGCAGGAAGCAAACCTGTACGTTAATACATTCAGACTGTGAGAAGGTTTTAAACCTGTGTGTTTAGTCCCCATTTAGAGAGGGACAGGAAAATGAACCGTTTCCAAATTCTACATCAAACCTCTTGAATGGTCAATCAGCccttaaaaaagcaaacaccacgTCACACAGACTTTTGAAGGATACAAAATCTGTTAGCTGCCCAAAGATTTCATCCACTTTGCCAATCTGCTCCTTATTATCCAGGTACACGGGCGCGTTGAAGTAAGGCACcctgttctcttctgttttacaCTTACAAACGAGGTCATCTTCACACGGATGCATGAACTCTCCCAACACTGCAATAAACGACAAACAAGCTGAAGATCTCGAATAGCCCCTTTACGTTAAAGGGATAAAATCTCTCCGTGTAACTTACAAACTACCGTTTCTGGAGGCCCCTGGTCGTATCCACCTCTGTTGAAGCCTCCTCGGCCGCCTCCCCGGCCGAAGCCCCCTCGCCCACCGCGGTTAAAGCCCCCTCTgtcgccgccgcctcctccgcgATTAAAGccgcctcctcttcctcctcctccgccacctcttcctcctctcccgCGGAAAGCCATCCTCTACCTCCTCCTGAACGGCGACGGCAGGGCACCAGCTGGTGAAGGAGCAGAAGGCATTTATTACGGATCCGGGCACGAACAGAGGCCAGCACCGGCGGCCCCGCGTGCTGGCTGCCGCCCCCACCCCGGCTAAAACCACGCGGGACAGACACGAGGCGGCAGCAGCCACccgcagccccttccccagcccctccaccGCGCCCAGCCTCCCTCAGGGCCGTCTCCCCTCTCACCTCAGGGGCGGTTTTGCCGGTCCCCACCGGCCCTAACGGCTTTACCGGCCGTAACGGCAGCCCCACGCGGGCGCTGCGAGGCGTTGCGAGGGCGGGCCGCCGAGCGCGCCGCCTGCCGTAAAGCAGAGCCGGGGCCGCGCGACAGCGTCACGAAATGGGAGGGGGGGCTCCCCTGGTATTGTtcccccaccctttttttttatttttttttaatttttttattttttttattttttttcgtTTTCTTATGTAAAAACGACCCAAACCGACCCGCGTGGGCAGGGCGGGGCCCTGGGTTAATGGTTAAggctcccccctctctcccccatgCGCcgctttccaaaataaataaataaatgaatgaatgaataaataaatgagtaaataaaCGAGGAACGGGGCTGGTGGTTAAAAATTAGACAGGGAGCTGCTCCGGGGGCGAGCGGCAGCACCCGCAGGGCTCCTCCGGGGGGAAGCTGGGCCATGAGGGGGCTTTTGGTGGCGTGCTTCTGCCTCCTCTGGGGCTGTGGAGCCGAGGTAAGGGTCTGCTGGGGGACCATTAGCTTCATTAACCTCATTAACCTAATTAACCCCATTCCGTGGCACTCACAGAGCAGTCAGGAGGCCATTGCTATGAAGACAAAGCCAGCTGGGTTGTTATAAGGtttcctttcacattttttttctatttcataccTTTATTTCCAGCCTGATCTGTGTATCTGCATCTTGTTCTTTCGCATGTTGATCCCACCAGGGTTTAcgccagcaggctgctggaaaAGGTTTTAACCGTGAACCCATCCCAAAGCCAATCTGCAGGCATGGCCGGCCACACAAAGGTGCAGCgatttcccctcttccccctttttGGGAGGAATGAGACCACAGCTTTAACTTCCATGGTATTAACGCCACGTGTTGTAACGCCTGAGGTTGTGCTGGGGAACCGCTTCCAGCAGCAGTCTGTCCTGAAGTCCGGGTGGGCTCCATGTTCAGCAACCCCTGAGCCTTTCAGAGAAACCCCAAAGGTAGAAAGCAATGCTTTTGGGTGGCCGTTCACTCGGGACCCAGGAGAAACGCCTAGTGCGATATGGGAGCTGTGCCAAGCCAGATCTGTTTGCCATGAGAATCCAGCAAGAACACGTTGGATTCTACTCACCCGAGGAGAGCAGGAAGAATGCATTGAGGTTATACAGTCATTAAAGGCGGGTGGGCAGTGGGGGGAGGATTAATTTCTGCCCCAGCAACATCCCCGCTGACTTTACTCAGGCCAGGATTTCTTCATGAGAACTTTAAACTTCAGCTCTATCGATTCGGTGGACACAGCGAAAGCTGATAAATCCCATTTGATGACTGGCGTTCTCTCCCACGTTTATGCAAAGTCCATCCATGCGTTTTTCAAGTTTCAACATTCTTCCTACTCATAGATCTTAGTAAGCAAAAGCACGTGGCCAGCAATGGCTCCCATAGGCAGCCAGATGGAGGATCAGGATCCATGCTTGCTGTCCAGGAACAACCCCACCACAAATCCACTGCTCTGCAAGATAGAGGAAGGGAACTGATAAGGAGGAGcacttatttttcacatttcttgaCAATACTTACACTTATTGCTTCAGCAGTCTTGCCGtgaaacaaataattaatttcagacTTCTTTATTCGCTTCTAAGTGGTTCCTAAATATTTATAGGTGGTAGTTAAACTCAAAGCCAACTGGACCAGTGAAAAGgtctaaaaaaaatcaagttgctacttttttaaaatttattttcctggtgtttAAGTCCCCTGATGTTTAAGTTGTTTACAATCCTGTTGTTGTGGAGTGTTGTAAAACACcagcttaaaatgtttttcatctgttgGGTGCTTCAGCCAATGTTTGAAgagtaaggaaaataaaggctgTGGGAGATGAGCAGAAGTGAAGGTCGCACCAGCAGAATGAtccaaaaaaggaagaaaaactgagaaagatGAGGTCACCAAGACAAGGAGATAATGAATATTGAGCATTTCTTTGCTCATAAGATAGGGAAAGGTTTACAAACAAACGCTTTGTTGATGTCGGTAGGGGGGCTGCAGAAATGTTGGTGCGATTCCTAGTCctgttcactgtttttttttatttattttgtgccttG
This genomic window from Aythya fuligula isolate bAytFul2 chromosome 4, bAytFul2.pri, whole genome shotgun sequence contains:
- the GAR1 gene encoding H/ACA ribonucleoprotein complex subunit 1; this encodes MAFRGRGGRGGGGGGRGGGFNRGGGGGDRGGFNRGGRGGFGRGGGRGGFNRGGYDQGPPETVVLLGEFMHPCEDDLVCKCKTEENRVPYFNAPVYLDNKEQIGKVDEIFGQLTDFYFSVKLSENMKASSFKKMQKFYIDPAKLLPLQRFLPRPPGEKGAPRGGGRGGRGGGRGGGRGGGRGEIPKMKAAEHLLVCFW